From the Acidimicrobiales bacterium genome, one window contains:
- a CDS encoding alcohol dehydrogenase catalytic domain-containing protein, protein MRAAAVGHDGRLEVVDRPEPEPGPGEVVVAVERCGICGSDLHLRASGLLPAGAVLGHELGGRVVEAAPDGSGPPVGTLVAVLPARRCGTCSACRAGRPNLCQLQLTTSIGLGWRDGGFAERVAVPASGCHPMPAGSTPGRTALVEPYAVALHALARSRVGDDRDLAVAVIGAGTVGLMCVAALARAGVARLVVAEPRAGRADAARAVGATAVDAVVDVARVLGGPPEVVFDATGAAAVPGRAVEAAAPGGQVVLLGVGAPGTDVAVPGLVWVVKEVDVVPSIAYTDEDFARAAVAVSQGAADEVLARSTHRPLAGAQGAFEELERSDGPVKVLLDPSR, encoded by the coding sequence ATGCGCGCCGCTGCGGTTGGGCACGACGGCCGGCTGGAGGTCGTGGACAGGCCGGAGCCCGAGCCGGGACCCGGCGAGGTGGTGGTGGCCGTCGAGCGCTGCGGCATATGCGGCAGCGACCTGCACCTGCGGGCGTCGGGACTGCTGCCGGCAGGTGCCGTCCTCGGTCACGAGCTCGGCGGACGCGTTGTCGAGGCGGCGCCCGACGGGTCCGGGCCGCCGGTGGGAACCCTGGTCGCCGTCCTGCCGGCCCGGCGCTGCGGCACCTGCAGCGCCTGCCGCGCCGGGCGCCCGAACCTCTGCCAGCTGCAGCTGACGACCTCGATCGGTCTCGGCTGGCGGGACGGCGGCTTCGCCGAACGGGTGGCCGTGCCCGCCTCCGGATGCCATCCGATGCCTGCGGGGTCCACGCCCGGGCGCACGGCGCTGGTCGAGCCCTATGCCGTCGCCCTCCACGCGCTGGCCCGGAGCCGTGTCGGCGACGACCGCGACCTGGCGGTTGCCGTCATCGGGGCCGGCACGGTCGGGCTCATGTGCGTGGCCGCACTCGCCAGGGCGGGCGTGGCGCGCCTGGTGGTGGCCGAGCCGCGCGCCGGCCGGGCCGACGCGGCCAGGGCCGTCGGGGCCACCGCGGTGGACGCCGTCGTCGACGTGGCCCGCGTTCTCGGAGGACCGCCCGAGGTCGTCTTCGACGCCACCGGCGCAGCCGCCGTGCCCGGCCGGGCCGTCGAGGCGGCGGCCCCCGGCGGCCAAGTGGTGCTCCTGGGCGTGGGAGCGCCCGGGACCGACGTCGCCGTCCCGGGGCTGGTCTGGGTGGTCAAGGAGGTCGACGTGGTGCCGTCGATCGCCTACACGGACGAGGACTTCGCCCGAGCTGCCGTCGCCGTGTCGCAGGGAGCGGCCGACGAGGTGCTCGCCCGCTCGACGCACCGACCGCTGGCCGGCGCCCAGGGGGCCTTCGAGGAGCTGGAGCGCTCCGACGGCCCGGTGAAGGTGTTGCTCGACCCCTCCCGCTGA
- a CDS encoding acyl-CoA dehydrogenase family protein, giving the protein MVTGAGPSWAVAVRRHRQGATVAQFSLDLDEDQRQLRSWVHDFAANVVRPVASEWDEREETPWPVIEQAAEIGLYSLEFVANTFADPTGLLVPVVMEEMCWGDAGVALSLFGTTLGVSGIMAGGTPQQIAEWLPLCFRDERDKVAVAAFAVSEADAGSDVSALKTRAVYDEATDEWVLDGTKTWITNGGIAGVHVIVASVDPALGSRGHASFVVPPGTPGLSQGRKFKKMGIRASHTAEVVLDACRVPGRCLLGGRERLDERLARAREGRGSGRTQAAMATFEATRPSIGAQAVGIARAAYEHALAYAGERHQFGRAIVENQAIAFKLADMKVAIDAARLLVWRAAWMSRQGNGFPNGEGSMSKLFAAETAVRVTDEAIQILGGHGYVRDAPVERWHRDAKIYTIFEGTSEIQRLIIARAISGRHIS; this is encoded by the coding sequence ATGGTGACCGGCGCCGGGCCATCATGGGCGGTCGCCGTCCGCCGCCACCGCCAAGGAGCCACCGTGGCCCAGTTCTCCCTCGACCTCGACGAGGACCAGCGCCAGCTCCGGTCGTGGGTCCACGACTTCGCCGCCAACGTGGTGCGCCCCGTGGCGTCGGAGTGGGACGAGCGGGAGGAGACGCCCTGGCCGGTCATCGAGCAGGCGGCTGAGATCGGGCTCTACTCGCTCGAGTTCGTGGCCAACACCTTCGCCGATCCCACCGGCCTGCTGGTGCCGGTGGTCATGGAGGAGATGTGCTGGGGCGACGCCGGGGTCGCCCTGTCCCTCTTCGGGACCACGCTCGGCGTATCGGGGATCATGGCCGGCGGCACGCCGCAGCAGATCGCCGAATGGCTGCCCCTGTGCTTTCGCGACGAACGGGACAAGGTGGCCGTGGCCGCCTTCGCCGTGTCGGAGGCCGACGCCGGTTCCGACGTGAGCGCCCTGAAGACGAGGGCCGTGTACGACGAGGCCACCGACGAGTGGGTCCTCGACGGCACGAAGACCTGGATCACCAACGGCGGCATCGCAGGCGTCCACGTGATCGTGGCGTCGGTGGATCCGGCGCTCGGGTCGAGGGGCCACGCCAGCTTCGTCGTCCCGCCCGGCACGCCCGGACTGTCGCAGGGAAGGAAGTTCAAGAAGATGGGGATCCGGGCCTCGCACACCGCCGAGGTGGTCCTCGACGCATGCCGGGTCCCCGGCCGTTGCCTGCTGGGCGGTCGAGAGCGGCTCGACGAGCGGCTGGCCCGGGCGAGGGAGGGCCGCGGCAGCGGGCGCACGCAGGCCGCCATGGCGACGTTCGAGGCGACGCGCCCGTCGATAGGCGCCCAGGCGGTCGGGATCGCGCGGGCCGCCTACGAGCACGCCCTGGCCTACGCCGGCGAGCGTCACCAGTTCGGGCGGGCCATCGTGGAGAACCAGGCCATCGCCTTCAAGCTGGCTGACATGAAGGTGGCCATCGACGCCGCCCGGCTCCTGGTCTGGCGGGCCGCATGGATGAGCCGCCAGGGCAACGGGTTCCCCAACGGCGAGGGTTCGATGTCGAAGCTGTTCGCGGCGGAGACGGCGGTGCGGGTGACCGACGAGGCCATCCAGATCCTCGGCGGCCACGGCTACGTGCGCGACGCGCCGGTGGAGCGCTGGCACCGGGACGCCAAGATCTACACGATCTTCGAGGGCACGTCGGAGATCCAGCGGCTCATCATCGCAAGAGCCATATCCGGCAGGCATATCTCGTAG